The genomic segment CTGGACCCCCAACTTCCATGGCTGAAGGCTGCACAGCCAGACAGGCCCGGTGATAGTTGGTGGGAAAAGGTGAGCTCTGACTGCTCCGATGGAAGAAGCCACACTGGGATGTCGAGGGAGAAGCAgggcagaggaggcagaggagggaaagATTGAGGAAGGACGGGAGCCCCTATCTCTGCTCTGTCTTCCTTCCATGGAAGCAGGGAGCAAGCATCCTGGGGCCAGTTTCAGAGAGGCATCAATCTCCCCTAAGACTGGGAAGGTCCCCAACAGCTTGGATGCCACTCCAGAGCCTGGTCTACTGATGACTCACACTTGCCAAAGGGTGGCTTAGTCTGTGATTGGTCCCAAAGAGCAGGTGCAGGCAGGGGCAGTTCTCCAGAGCCCCAAGGACATGTATGGTTCTGAACACAGCCCTAGATGTGGCAGATGGCTCAGCATATGATCCCTGGTGATGTAGGTGATTCCCTGTACTGACGTGTGCATGTGCATACTTTTACGTTGAGCCCTGGATGATAATATGATTCTGTATACAGCTCTGGGTGTACAAGAATACTTCCGTGCAAAGCCTGGTATGGGGAAGCTCCGAGTTCCGCCCTGAGGGCAGTTCCCTGGAGGCTGTTCTCCATGCTTGTTGGCCTTCTTGGCCACACTTACCTTTCCAGTTTTCACTGCCACATTCTAGTTAAGTCAGATCACACTTCTCTGCCTCCATGACTTTGCCTGCCATGGTCCTGCTAGACCCCACCTACCTCATATTCTTACATCCTGACCCTACCACCCAACCTTCCTCTAAGGACTGGTTTCAGTGCTACCTCCTCTCAAGCTTGTTTCCCTCTAAACTCCCACTGCCTTTTCTCAACTCAACACTTTCTGCCTTGTCCTTGACTACAGGCTCACCACTCCTACCCCACTAGACTATAAAATCCCTAATGAGGTCtgcatctgaatttttttttttttttttttttttgagatggagtctcgctctgtcacccaggctggagtgcaatggtgccatcttggctcactgcaaccccaccttttgagttcaatcgattctcctgcctcagcctcccaagtagctcgatctacaggcacacaccaccacacccagctaattttgtatttttagtagagatggagtttcaccatgttgtccaggctggtctcaaactcctgacttcaagtgatccacccgcctaggcctcccacagtgctgggattccaggcatgagccactgcacctagcctgcaTCTGATTTATCTTTGAAACATCCAGGGACTAATAGAGTTCCTGAGACATGCAGGGTAAGTGTTCAGTGCAGATTTGCTGAATACATGAGTGTATGGGTGGGTGACAGAACCACAGTACAAAAGGCTGCCCACCCGACCAGGAAGTCCACCCCCATCAGCCCCACCCTCTCCAAGCCTCACCTTCCACAAGAGCAGCACCAGCAGTGCTAGCACCAGCAGCCCAGCCAGTACAGCCAGGAGGATGACCCACCAGGGCACTCCTTCTGCCACCACAGCCATGGGGTCCAAGTATACCATCACCGGGATCTGGGGAGCAAGGGGTCAATGGAGCAAGAGGTCAATGGAACACGAGCTGGAGGGAGCAGGAAAGAAGAGAGTCCTCCCCACCCATCCCCTAGCCCTGCAGCTCACCACTATGGAGGCATCTCGGAGCATCAAGTTCTTTATGGAGGACTTCACTGTGATGTTGGCCCGGACAATGACTTCCAGGGACTTCACAGCTGAGTACTCCTAAGGGAATAGGAAAGGAGACCCGTCTTCTAAATGCCCCatgtctccctcccttccccttacCTCCTGAAATTATCAGTGTAATGGTGCCCAACACAGAGGATGTTTCTGCCTGCTTTGGGTTAAGAGTATGCtgcattttggctgggcacagtggctcacacctgtaatcccagcactttgggaggccaaggagggcagatcacctgaggtcaggagtttgagatcaacctggccaacatggcaaacccccatctctatgaaaaatacaaaaataccggatgtggtggcacgtgcctgtaatcccagctactcaggaggctgaggcaggagaatctcttgaacccgggaggcagaggttgcagtgagctgagatcgcaccactgcactccagcctgggggacaaaggaagactccatccaaaaaaaaaaaaaaaaaaaaaaaaaaaggatgctgcATTTGGacagtgaggagggaggaggagaagtgaGTCCCGGAGGGGCTTTTGGGGAAGAAGAAACAGACTAGAGCCCCAGTGGTATCCTCACCTCCAGGAAGGTGCTGTTCCAGAGACGGCCCCAGACATGCAACACAGCCGCGCGGTCAAAGCTGTAGAGTGGGCAGCTGAACACCACACAGTTGGCCGTGCCCCGGGCACAGTCCTAGGGATAAGGACAGACAAGGGTCTAAGCCACTCAGTTTGACCCTGCTGAGACTGCCATCTCTCCCATTTTCCTTACTTGACCTCAAactcccctcctccaggaagtcttctcaAACTAATCTTATATCCAAAACAGCTGCCTACCCTAAATCTGAGCTATTCAGCTTTGAAATGCGTGGAGGGGGCAGCATGGAGGGGAATCTCTTACTTgacagcacaggcagagtagcTTCCCCAAGTGATGCTTATGTTACCTAATGACAGtcccatttattgaacacctactactTGTCGGGCACTTATCTCATTCAAGCTTCGCAACAGTCCTGCCAGGTGCACgttattatcatcctcatttttcaaaggaagaaactgaggaggCCCAAGAAGGCCAAGTGACCTGCCTCAGGTCACAACACTAGCAAAGCTAATAAGTGGTGGAGCAAATATTTGAACTCAGCTCCATATTCGATACAGCCACACCCCTGCCCTAAACCCAAACTCACTGAAGCAGGAGGAGGCTGCCTCAGGAGCTCCTGGGGGGGCAGGGGACTCAGGCTCTGTTCTTTCCAGGACTGACCTAAATCCATTTGGCCCAATCACCACCTCTTGACCCATTTGCCTGAAAGTTATGTTATATCATCACACCACAATCCAGATACAGAAGAATGGCTTTGAGAGTGTCTGAATTCTTTGAGTCATCTTTTCTTGTGCCACTTTTGAGCCATTCAAGAATCCTCAGCCAAGCTGTCTAAAAGCAAGGCCTTCTGCCTTTTTTGTAAAAGAATCTACTTtagacattatgttaagcaaaGTAAGCCAGACTCAGAAAGATAAATGctgcattatctcacttatatgtggaatctgaaagttgaactcatagaagtagagagtagaatagttgTTACCTAGGGCTGGGGTGAAGGCGGGGTgtggctgggagctggaggaggtggtggtcaAAAggcacaaagtttcagttagacagagGGAAGAGATATCTATTTAAGAGATCTATTGCACAACATTGGGACTCTAGTTAATTACAACATAGTGTATTCTTGAGAATCACTAAGAGaacagattttaagtgttcttaccacaaaaataagtatgtgagatgatgtgtatgttaattagctcaatatagccattccacagtataaacatatttcaaagcatcatattatacataaatataatttttgtcatttaaataaataaatacatttcaacatgaaaacaaaaagaatctatTTCAAAGTTCCCATTTAAAAGGGAGACCTCTCAGGGGAAATTGGTCAGGTGGAGAAGGGAGGACTATCCATGTAACAGAGCAACAGCTAAGACACAGGTTCCTACATCCCCTGACATTCTTCAGTTTGCCTCATGCCATGCTCCCAGGGGAGCTGAGGGCCCAGTGCAGGGACTGCAGCAGCTGCTAACATTCCCCTGCAAAGGATCTTCTTGGCTCTACCTGAGGTTTACCTCCACCTCCTTACAGTCAGGCCAGAGACCCTCCCCTAATCTACGTCCCCACCACATTGTCACTGCGAGCCCCATCCTAGCAGGGAGGGGCACAGAGCATGTGCGGATCTGCTCAATCCCTTCACCTAAACAACACAACTCTGCAAAACAAGCAGAAAAGGGGAAAGCAAAACTGCTCAAAGGGGGTAGACTTAATAAATCACATCTAATATGCTATCATCTTCATTATTAGAACTTTTAGAATTTAGTGTTTTTGCCAAGCACatggctcaggactgtaatcccagcactttgggaggccgaggcaggcagatcgcttaaggttaggagatcgagaccagccagcctggccaacatggtgaaacccatctctactaaaaatacaaaaattagccaggtgtgatggcatgcacctgtagtcccagctactcgggaggctgaagaaggagaattgcttgaaccagggaggcggaggttgcagtgagctgagatcgcaccactgcgctccagcctgggcgacagagcaagactctgtctcaacaacaacaaaaaagatcttaacatttttaatactGTAAACATCGAGCAAGTGTCCTTACACAAATTGACTTTTTTATGTTATAAGAGTTCAGAAGAACGACCAACAGACCTCAAAGTGTGAGGATGGGCTAACCCCATCCATCACCTATAAAATGTAATGCTTTATATAAATGTAAGGTGAATCAATTGCTTGGCTAACTAACTTGCTTCAGGTGGAGTGACCTGTTCTAGAGTGAGCAATTGCAGGGGCTGAGCAGGAAGGAGGTCTGCAGTGTCAGTAGCTGCCTCCCGGGCACCCCCTCCTATGTACTGTGATGGGAACATCTGGTCAACTTGCACCCAGGCGTTTGACCATCACGTGTCTCAATAGGCTACCCTTCCTGGACACACAGTACCCTGGAGCTCTGTgcccccacaccccacactcccATTCCGGCTGCACCAAGTCCGGCCTGCCCTCACCAGGgtgatgtttttcttcttctcagcaGAGGACACTGGCCACCAGGACATGCTGGGCTCCTGCCGCTCACCAGGCTCCTGCTGCTCAGGCGGCTCCAGCTCCCGCCGCCTCCTATCCCTACTGTCCACATCCTGGACACAGAAGGGGGGTCTCAGTGAGTGTCCCCCCAATCACAGCCGTCCTGAGATAGAATCTCCTCCCCACCGCCTTCCTCCTGCCCCATCACTGCACTCACTACCCTTACTCCCCATGACATCTCTCCGAACAtctaacccccacccccacctaaGCCTCACCAGGTGGAGGATGTTGGGCCTGGGAGAGCAAAGCCCTTTCTGCCCAGGCCCCTGCCCGCCCTCCAGCTCCACCCGCATTGGGTACAGCAACCACTTCCCATTGGCAATCTCATGAGGCCACATGATGTTGAGGAAGGCAGAGCCCAGGGTTTTGAGCGACTGGCCTTGATTGGAAACCTGTGGGAAAAAGAGAGTATGAGGGGAGGgacctcagtttttcttttttctttttttttttaatttttcgtagagacaggatctggctatgttgctcaggctggtctctaactcctgggctcaagcaatcctgccaccttggcctcctatagtgctgtgattacaggcatgagccaccatgcccagccaaggaaCTCAGTTTTCAAGTGGATCGTAAATCCACAGAGATGGAAGGAACAGGGGCTGAAGAGAAGGCCCTCAGGAAACATAATTTCAACAAATACTCAGGATCCTAGACCCCACCAGGCACCATTCTTCCCACCCACCAAATCCAGGGAACCCTAGAAGTGTCCCTGGAAGGTGTGAGGGGAGGCCCCAGCCAAGCAAAGGCAGAGTTCTAGGGAGAGACATTAACTCCCACCCCATGTTCCCATCCCCCAGCTGAGGCCTACAGCAGAGAAGCTTCCCTGGACTTTCATGGCCTACCAGACCAGCAGGTGAGACAGCCAGACAGAATGACCAGGAAAGGTCAGGTGAGGCCCCAGCAGAAACACCTTACCGCAGCCAAGGTCCAGATGCAGACCAGAGGCCTCAAACTCACTAGACCAGCATGCTGCCACATGGTAGAAGAGCCCCAGCCCTGGGGACACAGCTCAGCCTCTCCTCTGTGCCAAGGAGGGAGGGCAACCACGGAGGGGCCTCATCCCTGACACTTACCGTGACCTCATACTTGACCTTGCTGCCCACATCCCGCTCAGACTGCATGGCTCTCTCGCCCCTCACCACGCCAGAGAAGAAGAGTTGCTGGGGAGTGGCCATCCTGGTGTGCAAAGGTCAGAACAGGGGTAAGAAGGTCTGGGGCCTGGCTTAGTGCAGGCAAGGCCCTGGTCAAGGTTTGGAAGTGGCAATGCCCCTTCCCTCCAATGGAGGTACCCACTTGGGCCAGGCTCACCCTGCAATGGACAGTGGCAGCTCAATGAAGACACGGGCTCGTGCAGAGACTGGATGCAGCTCCTGCTCACTGATCCTGGTGAGTGGGCAGGGGCAAGTATGGGCATCAGGCACAGGCGCCTCCCAAGGGGTCAGATGAGGTCAATATGACAacccccacctcacccctccGGCCCCGCCTGGCTTACGTGGCCAACAGCAGCTCTACCTCCAGTTCCGTGGTCTCAATGCTGATCCCTGAGGTGCTAAGAATGAGGTAGAAGGTGACCTAGGCCAAGGGTGGAAAGCGATTAGAGTCAGGGGTGGTCTATGGGCTTACAGAGAGGCTACTCACATAGGGAATAAGGGCAGGTGTGCTAACCTGGGCACCTCTCTTCATGGGGTTCCCCAGCTCACACTCAACATGGGAGGCATTCTCGTTGGACAGGCAGAGTGGCTTCTCCTGGAATGGGAGAGAAGGCAAGGTCAGTCTGAGTTACTGGAGCCCCTCAAGACCCCACCCCATCCTGCCCCCAGGTCCTCACCGCAGGGTCCAGGGCCCGGACTCCTGAGTAGTGCAGTGAGTCAGGAAGCATGACCAGGAGCTGGGCTTCATGGGCATCATCCCCATcagcctggggctgggctgggtccGATGGCAGGTTGGTGACCATCAGCTCCAGGCCAATGACTGGCTGCCCACTCAGTGCAAACAGGGCTGTTGTTCCATCCGCATCCCTGGAGAGTCAGACCCCACTCCCGCTAAGAACACCTCCCCCTACCACTCCCCCTCCCAGTCTGCTCCCCGCAGTACCTGCCTTCACTCCCTGACCTCTCTTCCCACTCCAGGTCCCCATCACGCCCGTCCAAGCCTCAGGCCTCTGTACACACAACTGGGAGTCAGAGGACCTCCATTCTCATCTCAGCTCCACCATTACTTACCTTGGGCAACTAACTtaacctctctaggcctcagttctccatctataaaatgagactaATAGAATTCCTACCTCACAGAGGTTTGAAGACTAACCAATGAGATGTATGTAGACTGCGTATTATTAGTGTACTGTGAAGGATTGCTATCCCTTGCCATGGGAGCCCCCGCGGCCCCATCACTGACCCTCATCGCAGTCTCTAAGTCATCAGCAGGtcctcttccaccttctgccCTCTCTGCAGGCTCAGCCCTCCCTCTGACTGGTCCTCCTGAGGGGGCTTTCTCTCAATCCTTGAACTCttgccctcccacccccaccctgctctCCGCCCCCCTCAcatgggcagaggctggaattcCGTGTCGCTGACCCGGGCACAGAAGCGGGCGCGGACCAGCTGCAGATTGCTCTGGCAGATCTTGTCTTCACCACAGCCTTGCTTCAGGAAGTGGATCTGGGGAGAGACACGAGATAAGGGGCATTCCTAGGGGACAAGGCAGGGGGCAAACCTGTCACCATGGCATACAGTGGGTTAGAGTATCACAGGATTAAACAACCTGTGCTCAGCTCTCATCTGCTGCTTACCAGCGTGTGATCCTGAACTACGTCCTCTCCTCTGCAGTAAAATGATGGGAGCACTACCATGCCATGGTAGAGACTAACAGCAAGTCAAGAACTGGACCACACTGCCCCAGCTCACATGCATGTAACTGAGTTCCAGATTTAGAACCGGAAGGGATGTCAAGGGCACCACTTCTGGGCCGGCCATAAAAACCACACAAGGGGCCTCATGTCCCCCGCTTCCAGCTGAACGGGATGAATGTGACTTCAAGAGCTTGAAGGCCTCATTTGAAGATTACAGAATCCCATCAACCTGAGCCCCTGAATGACTACATGGAGTGGAGGAGCTCTGTCCCCTTGACTAGGAACACATGGTCATTTGGGCACCTAGAGATATGAGGAATTACTGGAGTAGCATACGTGAAAGGGCTCTGTGAGTTACGAATGGGTGTCACTGGGGAGGGACTATGATCTCTGccctcccagctcctcctcctgggctaaACCAGAACCCATGCTCACCTCTGCCCGCTGGGTGCTGGGCTGGTGGGCATTGAGGATGGGGGCCACTGGAGGCAGCCCCTGGCCAGGAGCCTGTCGCCGGAGCCGAGGGGTCTGGAGACTGTAGGACAAGGTCACTACAATGGCCCGAAGCTTGTCTTTGACATTATCCTAGGAAGAGGAAGGGCTGTTCCTCACTGGAACAATCCCCAGGCCTCAGCCCTGCTCTGAGCCCCAGCCAGACCTAGGACCAATTCTAAAACTTGGAAAGAAGCTTAGGGACATGAATGAGAGAGGTGGAGAACTGagcaaggaggagggagaaagactGGGGTAGGGGGCAGGAGAAACCCAGGATTTAAGGCTTTGAGGACCAGATGTGATGATAAAAGCTGCCACCTCCTCCATTCAGCTGGAAGGGGGGACATGAAGCCCttgcacctcctcctcctccagggagtGCAGAAATGACAGGAGAGGGCAGCAGATGAGGAGAAAGTGAGCTCAGAAGACAGGCTTCCCACGTGTCTAGGTCTTAGAAGGAGGCACAAGTGTGTTCGGGAAGAAGCAGCTAAGAGGAATCACGGAAAAGAGATGGAGCCATGACAATGACCCTCAGAAGCCAAGGGGTCAATGTCCACCTGGAGCTGGAACATGGCATCTCCACAGACTCGGTCATGCTGGTGCTTCAGCCACACGGTGCCTGAGGCTTGGTGCTTGGGTTCATCTGGGCTACGGCTCAGGAAGGTCACACGGGGAACCTGGCCCCGGAGTCTCCGGTCTGTGTCCGCGTCTAACACGTAGTCCAGGGCTGTGGCATGTTGGGAGAGGAGTCGTCACTGAGCTGCAGAGCTGCTCCAGCTCACCCTATTCCCAGGGTGACCTTGAAGTGACTCCCCCTCCCTGGGAAACCCAAAAGGGCGAGCCGCAGAGCGGGGACTGCACTCACCCACAGTAGGGCTGTAGCTGCTGGGGACTGCAATGTAGCTGAAACAGACCCTTAGGTCCACGCTGCGGGGGCAGAGGGTGGCTCCTGAGCCAAACGAGGCCAATGGGCCaaggcccccacccccaccccatctgtCACATCCTGTCACAGCCCCAGCCCCAAACTGGGGAGATGAAGGGATCAAAGGGAGGGCAGGGGAAGCTGCCAGGGTCCAGGTGCCACCCCATCCTGCCTCACCAGACCGAGCGGCCGCCAGCACAGTTGGGCTGCTCCAGGTCAATGCTTCGTGGAGCAATAGAGACCTCATGGGAGACATGGAGGACGGGTCTGGCCCTGGAATTGGGGAGTCAAGGGCACCAGAAATGTGAGAACGTGAGGCTGGGAAACAATCT from the Macaca thibetana thibetana isolate TM-01 chromosome 11, ASM2454274v1, whole genome shotgun sequence genome contains:
- the ITGA7 gene encoding integrin alpha-7 isoform X2; its protein translation is MAGARSRDPWGASWICYLLGSLLVELLFSRAVAFNLDVMGALRKEGEPGSLFGFSVALHRQLQPGPQSWLLVGAPQALALPGQQANRTGGLFACPLSLEETDCYRVDIDQGADVQKESKENQWLGVSVRSQGPGGKIVTCAHRYEARQRVDQILETRDMIGRCFVLSQDLAIRDELDGGEWKFCEGRPQGHEQFGFCQQGTAAAFSPDSHYLLFGAPGTYNWKGTARVELCAQGSADLAHLDDGPYEAGGEKEQDPRLIPVPANSYFGFSIDSGKGLVRAEELSFVAGAPRANHKGAVVILRKDSASRLVPEVMLSGERLTSGFGYSLAVADLNSDGWPDLIVGAPYFFERQQELGGAVYVYLNQGGHWAGISPLRLCGSPDSMFGISLAVLGDLNQDGFPDIAVGAPFDGDGKVFIYHGSSLGVVAKPSQVLEGEAVGIKSFGYSLSGSLDMDGNQYPDLLVGSLADTVVLFRARPVLHVSHEVSIAPRSIDLEQPNCAGGRSVCVDLRVCFSYIAVPSSYSPTVALDYVLDADTDRRLRGQVPRVTFLSRSPDEPKHQASGTVWLKHQHDRVCGDAMFQLQDNVKDKLRAIVVTLSYSLQTPRLRRQAPGQGLPPVAPILNAHQPSTQRAEIHFLKQGCGEDKICQSNLQLVRARFCARVSDTEFQPLPMDADGTTALFALSGQPVIGLELMVTNLPSDPAQPQADGDDAHEAQLLVMLPDSLHYSGVRALDPAEKPLCLSNENASHVECELGNPMKRGAQVTFYLILSTSGISIETTELEVELLLATISEQELHPVSARARVFIELPLSIAGMATPQQLFFSGVVRGERAMQSERDVGSKVKYEVTVSNQGQSLKTLGSAFLNIMWPHEIANGKWLLYPMRVELEGGQGPGQKGLCSPRPNILHLDVDSRDRRRRELEPPEQQEPGERQEPSMSWWPVSSAEKKKNITLDCARGTANCVVFSCPLYSFDRAAVLHVWGRLWNSTFLEEYSAVKSLEVIVRANITVKSSIKNLMLRDASIVIPVMVYLDPMAVVAEGVPWWVILLAVLAGLLVLALLVLLLWKMGFFKRAKHPEATVPQYHAVKIPREDRQQFKEEKTGTILRNNWGSPRREGPDAHPILAADGHPELGPDGHAGPGTA
- the ITGA7 gene encoding integrin alpha-7 isoform X1, which codes for MAGARSRDPWGASWICYLLGSLLVELLFSRAVAFNLDVMGALRKEGEPGSLFGFSVALHRQLQPGPQSWLLVGAPQALALPGQQANRTGGLFACPLSLEETDCYRVDIDQGADVQKESKENQWLGVSVRSQGPGGKIVTCAHRYEARQRVDQILETRDMIGRCFVLSQDLAIRDELDGGEWKFCEGRPQGHEQFGFCQQGTAAAFSPDSHYLLFGAPGTYNWKGTARVELCAQGSADLAHLDDGPYEAGGEKEQDPRLIPVPANSYFGFSIDSGKGLVRAEELSFVAGAPRANHKGAVVILRKDSASRLVPEVMLSGERLTSGFGYSLAVADLNSDGWPDLIVGAPYFFERQQELGGAVYVYLNQGGHWAGISPLRLCGSPDSMFGISLAVLGDLNQDGFPDIAVGAPFDGDGKVFIYHGSSLGVVAKPSQVLEGEAVGIKSFGYSLSGSLDMDGNQYPDLLVGSLADTVVLFRARPVLHVSHEVSIAPRSIDLEQPNCAGGRSVCVDLRVCFSYIAVPSSYSPTVALDYVLDADTDRRLRGQVPRVTFLSRSPDEPKHQASGTVWLKHQHDRVCGDAMFQLQDNVKDKLRAIVVTLSYSLQTPRLRRQAPGQGLPPVAPILNAHQPSTQRAEIHFLKQGCGEDKICQSNLQLVRARFCARVSDTEFQPLPMDADGTTALFALSGQPVIGLELMVTNLPSDPAQPQADGDDAHEAQLLVMLPDSLHYSGVRALDPAEKPLCLSNENASHVECELGNPMKRGAQVTFYLILSTSGISIETTELEVELLLATISEQELHPVSARARVFIELPLSIAGMATPQQLFFSGVVRGERAMQSERDVGSKVKYEVTVSNQGQSLKTLGSAFLNIMWPHEIANGKWLLYPMRVELEGGQGPGQKGLCSPRPNILHLDVDSRDRRRRELEPPEQQEPGERQEPSMSWWPVSSAEKKKNITLDCARGTANCVVFSCPLYSFDRAAVLHVWGRLWNSTFLEEYSAVKSLEVIVRANITVKSSIKNLMLRDASIVIPVMVYLDPMAVVAEGVPWWVILLAVLAGLLVLALLVLLLWKCGFFHRSSQSSPFPTNYHRACLAVQPSAMEVGGPGTVGWDSSNGRSTPRPPCPSTMR
- the ITGA7 gene encoding integrin alpha-7 isoform X3; amino-acid sequence: MAGARSRDPWGASWICYLLGSLLVELLFSRAVAFNLDVMGALRKEGEPGSLFGFSVALHRQLQPGPQSWLLVGAPQALALPGQQANRTGGLFACPLSLEETDCYRVDIDQGADVQKESKENQWLGVSVRSQGPGGKIVTCAHRYEARQRVDQILETRDMIGRCFVLSQDLAIRDELDGGEWKFCEGRPQGHEQFGFCQQGTAAAFSPDSHYLLFGAPGTYNWKGLLFVTNIDSSDPDQLVYKTLDPADRLPGPAGDLALNSYLGFSIDSGKGLVRAEELSFVAGAPRANHKGAVVILRKDSASRLVPEVMLSGERLTSGFGYSLAVADLNSDGWPDLIVGAPYFFERQQELGGAVYVYLNQGGHWAGISPLRLCGSPDSMFGISLAVLGDLNQDGFPDIAVGAPFDGDGKVFIYHGSSLGVVAKPSQVLEGEAVGIKSFGYSLSGSLDMDGNQYPDLLVGSLADTVVLFRARPVLHVSHEVSIAPRSIDLEQPNCAGGRSVCVDLRVCFSYIAVPSSYSPTVALDYVLDADTDRRLRGQVPRVTFLSRSPDEPKHQASGTVWLKHQHDRVCGDAMFQLQDNVKDKLRAIVVTLSYSLQTPRLRRQAPGQGLPPVAPILNAHQPSTQRAEIHFLKQGCGEDKICQSNLQLVRARFCARVSDTEFQPLPMDADGTTALFALSGQPVIGLELMVTNLPSDPAQPQADGDDAHEAQLLVMLPDSLHYSGVRALDPAEKPLCLSNENASHVECELGNPMKRGAQVTFYLILSTSGISIETTELEVELLLATISEQELHPVSARARVFIELPLSIAGMATPQQLFFSGVVRGERAMQSERDVGSKVKYEVTVSNQGQSLKTLGSAFLNIMWPHEIANGKWLLYPMRVELEGGQGPGQKGLCSPRPNILHLDVDSRDRRRRELEPPEQQEPGERQEPSMSWWPVSSAEKKKNITLDCARGTANCVVFSCPLYSFDRAAVLHVWGRLWNSTFLEEYSAVKSLEVIVRANITVKSSIKNLMLRDASIVIPVMVYLDPMAVVAEGVPWWVILLAVLAGLLVLALLVLLLWKMGFFKRAKHPEATVPQYHAVKIPREDRQQFKEEKTGTILRNNWGSPRREGPDAHPILAADGHPELGPDGHAGPGTA
- the ITGA7 gene encoding integrin alpha-7 isoform X5, whose translation is MAGARSRDPWGASWICYLLGSLLVELLFSRAVAFNLDVMGALRKEGEPGSLFGFSVALHRQLQPGPQSWLLVGAPQALALPGQQANRTGGLFACPLSLEETDCYRVDIDQGADVQKESKENQWLGVSVRSQGPGGKIVTCAHRYEARQRVDQILETRDMIGRCFVLSQDLAIRDELDGGEWKFCEGRPQGHEQFGFCQQGTAAAFSPDSHYLLFGAPGTYNWKGTARVELCAQGSADLAHLDDGPYEAGGEKEQDPRLIPVPANSYFGLLFVTNIDSSDPDQLVYKTLDPADRLPGPAGDLALNSYLGFSIDSGKGLVRAEELSFVAGAPRANHKGAVVILRKDSASRLVPEVMLSGERLTSGFGYSLAVADLNSDGWPDLIVGAPYFFERQQELGGAVYVYLNQGGHWAGISPLRLCGSPDSMFGISLAVLGDLNQDGFPDIAVGAPFDGDGKVFIYHGSSLGVVAKPSQVLEGEAVGIKSFGYSLSGSLDMDGNQYPDLLVGSLADTVVLFRARPVLHVSHEVSIAPRSIDLEQPNCAGGRSVCVDLRVCFSYIAVPSSYSPTVALDYVLDADTDRRLRGQVPRVTFLSRSPDEPKHQASGTVWLKHQHDRVCGDAMFQLQDNVKDKLRAIVVTLSYSLQTPRLRRQAPGQGLPPVAPILNAHQPSTQRAEIHFLKQGCGEDKICQSNLQLVRARFCARVSDTEFQPLPMDADGTTALFALSGQPVIGLELMVTNLPSDPAQPQADGDDAHEAQLLVMLPDSLHYSGVRALDPAEKPLCLSNENASHVECELGNPMKRGAQVTFYLILSTSGISIETTELEVELLLATISEQELHPVSARARVFIELPLSIAGMATPQQLFFSGVVRGERAMQSERDVGSKVKYEVTVSNQGQSLKTLGSAFLNIMWPHEIANGKWLLYPMRVELEGGQGPGQKGLCSPRPNILHLDVDSRDRRRRELEPPEQQEPGERQEPSMSWWPVSSAEKKKNITLDCARGTANCVVFSCPLYSFDRAAVLHVWGRLWNSTFLEEYSAVKSLEVIVRANITVKSSIKNLMLRDASIVIPVMVYLDPMAVVAEGVPWWVILLAVLAGLLVLALLVLLLWKMGFFKRAKHPEATVPQYHAVKIPREDRQQFKEEKTGTILRNNWGSPRREGPDAHPILAADGHPELGPDGHAGPGTA
- the ITGA7 gene encoding integrin alpha-7 isoform X4 gives rise to the protein MSRPWCLPPPPTGLLFVTNIDSSDPDQLVYKTLDPADRLPGPAGDLALNSYLGFSIDSGKGLVRAEELSFVAGAPRANHKGAVVILRKDSASRLVPEVMLSGERLTSGFGYSLAVADLNSDGWPDLIVGAPYFFERQQELGGAVYVYLNQGGHWAGISPLRLCGSPDSMFGISLAVLGDLNQDGFPDIAVGAPFDGDGKVFIYHGSSLGVVAKPSQVLEGEAVGIKSFGYSLSGSLDMDGNQYPDLLVGSLADTVVLFRARPVLHVSHEVSIAPRSIDLEQPNCAGGRSVCVDLRVCFSYIAVPSSYSPTVALDYVLDADTDRRLRGQVPRVTFLSRSPDEPKHQASGTVWLKHQHDRVCGDAMFQLQDNVKDKLRAIVVTLSYSLQTPRLRRQAPGQGLPPVAPILNAHQPSTQRAEIHFLKQGCGEDKICQSNLQLVRARFCARVSDTEFQPLPMDADGTTALFALSGQPVIGLELMVTNLPSDPAQPQADGDDAHEAQLLVMLPDSLHYSGVRALDPAEKPLCLSNENASHVECELGNPMKRGAQVTFYLILSTSGISIETTELEVELLLATISEQELHPVSARARVFIELPLSIAGMATPQQLFFSGVVRGERAMQSERDVGSKVKYEVTVSNQGQSLKTLGSAFLNIMWPHEIANGKWLLYPMRVELEGGQGPGQKGLCSPRPNILHLDVDSRDRRRRELEPPEQQEPGERQEPSMSWWPVSSAEKKKNITLDCARGTANCVVFSCPLYSFDRAAVLHVWGRLWNSTFLEEYSAVKSLEVIVRANITVKSSIKNLMLRDASIVIPVMVYLDPMAVVAEGVPWWVILLAVLAGLLVLALLVLLLWKMGFFKRAKHPEATVPQYHAVKIPREDRQQFKEEKTGTILRNNWGSPRREGPDAHPILAADGHPELGPDGHAGPGTA